Proteins from one Capricornis sumatraensis isolate serow.1 chromosome 2, serow.2, whole genome shotgun sequence genomic window:
- the THTPA gene encoding thiamine-triphosphatase → MAQGLIEVERKFVPGPGTEERLQELGGTLEHRVTFRDSYYDTPELSLMRADYWLRQREGSGWELKCPGAASVSGPHTEYTELTAEPSIVVQLCEVLGAVVPGAGGVAAVLGPLGLQLVASFVTKRSAWKLVLSGADGEERLLRVDLDTADFGYAVGEVEALVDKEAEVPAALEKIHHLSSLLGVLAQEKAPAKLIVYLQRFRPQDYQRLLEVYGSKEQP, encoded by the exons ATGGCCCAGGGCCTGATTGAAGTGGAGCGAAAGTTCGTTCCCGGGCCCGGCACAGAGGAGCGGCTGCAGGAGTTGGGGGGTACCCTGGAGCACCGAGTCACTTTTCGAGACAGCTACTACGACACCCCTGAGTTGAGCCTCATGCGAGCTGATTACTGGCTCCGACAGCGAGAAGGCAGTGGATGGGAGCTCAAATGTCCCGGAGCGGCAAGTGTCTCAGGACCCCACACTGAGTACACGGAACTCACAGCTGAGCCTTCAATTGTGGTCCAGCTGTGTGAGGTGCTGGGGGCTGTGGTCCCGGGGGCTGGGGGCGTGGCTGCTGTGTTGGGCCCCTTGGGGCTGCAGTTAGTAGCTAGTTTTGTGACGAAGCGCAGTGCCTGGAAACTGGTGCTGTCCGGAGCTGACGGAGAGGAGCGGCTGCTCAGGGTGGACCTGGATACAGCTGACTTTGGCTACGCTGTGGGTGAGGTAGAGGCGCTGGTGGACAAGGAGGCTGAAGTCCCAGCTGCCCTGGAGAAGATCCACCACCTCAGCAGCCTGCTTG GTGTGCTGGCACAGGAGAAGGCACCTGCCAAGCTGATTGTGTACCTGCAGCGCTTCCGGCCCCAGGACTACCAGCGCCTGCTAGAAGTGTACGGCTCCAAAGAGCAGCCTTAG